The nucleotide window ATTCCCTGGCAGTCAGCAGTAAACATGGTCATTGctaacaaaaaaagaagtttgCTTGCAACTCAATCTCAAAATCTAGTATTCTTAGAAAAATTATTGGTaagggaaataaaaaacaaaattgggaAACTTTTCATGTGATACATCATCATGTCCGTGCTTAGaaaaattattcactgtgaAAAGTGTGGGTTAATTATTGGTAATAATTGTTAAATTGACTTAAATATCATTCTAAAAGATAGCATAAAAAGTGAGAATGTTCAAACACATTTATACATTAATATACATGAGAATCTTAACAATGTGAGACTACAAAGAACTTCAATAATAATGTAATGGGTTAAttgtttaaagaaattttgtAGGTGTTCAACGgtgtttttgttaaataagaGTGGTTGGTTTTGGTTATTACAAGCAGAATCAAACAAGAAAGTCTAGGACACGTTGTGCAAAGTTTTTCTAGAAATTGAGTAAAcgttcatcaaattcataggtGCTTTATAAACAAGACGAATCCGTGTGGTGTCTTTCGACAGAAAAGagtaaaaaagaagtaaaagaaAGTGAAGTAAAAAGgcttttaaagttaaaaatgcAGAAACTTAAGGAAAAGgtaaattgcattgcattaaaataaaaatggttcGACAAATCAGATTACATACATATTGTATGACTCTTTTCTCTAGACACCGATACTTCGAGTGCTTAGAATTTCTTTAAGTGATTTGCGACTTATTTTCCATAtggaaaactactatttatacatagTAAACACGACCGAAAAAGGCTAATTGCCGCGATCAACACTTCCTCCATCGAAAACCGCTTGTCCCCCACGTCTTTCACTAAGGAAACCGTTGCTTTTTGAATTCAAACTCCTTCTCTTCGATAGTAACTCCTTGGCTTCGACCAAATTACATCCTGACTCACGTCTTGTCGAACTTCGAAGCTTTTGGAATCTTCCAAAGTCTAAGTCTAGACTCTGTTGAAATCCCCATGTTGAAAATAAAGACTTTGATTCCTGAAAAGTCCAAGCTCAACAAATATTGATTGCATTAATTGAGCCTGTCGAAAATGCAGGCTATAAGTAAGATATGCGAAGTCTGAAAAATTACTCTGTAAAATAAAAAGCACATATTCTAAATCTATAATTCGagagttttattattttttaccttGTAATATACACAAAGTCCAGAAAAACGACCtagatgttgaatttttttcattatttttacatGCATGTTTAGGGTGAAAATATGTATTTTCTATTTTACAAAGTCATTTTTCAGATATTGCGTATATTACAGAGTCAATTAGAACAATTATcgctaatattttcttttttgaattttgcAATTAACGCTAATATAAATGATAGTAATGTAATGTGTGAACAGATGAACAAGTTTctgaaattttaataatatgctTATAGATTAAATTTACAATTTGAAAACAATTATAGCATATCTGTTGTGGAATGTATTGAAATTGCATACCGATGAAcaagtttttgaaattttaataatatgcttatagattatgaataaaaatttgtaccaaaaaaaaatgattataaataaaaattatagcaGACCTATCTAATATTATACCTATCTAATAAgattaaaaattcaaacataaatgtcatttttattcATCATTTTGATCTTCAAATtgttcttaaatagaaaatttagTGTTCGAATATACTCCAACAATTACCAACATAAAAAACAGCTGaaatatctcttataaaaaaaaagaaagaaacaaaaaaaaaaaacagaagaaatattttgaaaagGACAAAGCCAACGCCTCATACATGAGGATGAAAATGGTATCTCccccctctctctctatatatatatatagatacaCACAATACCATAACAACCAAAAATCCCATCGAAAATGTTAAACATTTTCCACTAAACAGAgaatctttattataaaaaaataaataaacaaacaaataaataccATTACGGTGCTTAATAATTGTCAATCATCTGCTCAAATTCATGCGGGAACATATAAGATTGAGGAGGGTGCAAGAATTGCTTCCATGTTGATATAATATTCTCTGCAGACATTGTTTAATATAagtctaaaataaaatcatatttgataCTATAgtaaaacaaaagagaaaggaaTGAAATATTTGATTCGTTCAATTAAATTACCACAAATTGTTGGTTCTGCATCAGATTgcaatttgaaattcaattcaaattcagGAACGTGAGCTATCTTATGCCAATCTTCACCTTTTCCTCTCTTGCATCTCATCTCCAACAAAGGGCAATAATCAATACTTAACTCTTGCAAGTTTCGGAGTTGCTGAAAGTTGTCTGGTAGTGAACTTAACTTTGGAAATCCCGAAATGCCTAATCTCCGAAGAGAAGTGATGGCACCCAAACTATCCGGCAAGGATGTTAGAGAAGGGAAATTAGTCAGAGACAAAATTTGTAGTGAGGGGATGCCTTCTAAGCcttctaatattttttcatcACCCCCGTAGACATGCAGAACCCATAGAGAAGTTAGATCGTTCATGTTATGTGGAAAAACAAACTGTGGACAGTTGATGATATTAAGTGTCTTAAGACAAGTTAGGTGTGATCTCATACCGTCAGACAGGGATTTAAATCTAGAGCAAGAACGAACAATCAAAGTTCGAAGAGAACTCAAACCTTGCAACAACTGCTCTGTTAATGACTCCATTTCATCACAGCcttgaattccaagaaattcTAAGGCACTAAGAGTGCCGAGTTCAGATGTACTAGGTAATTCCTTGAGTCTGGCAAATTTTAATATGTAAAGTGATTTAAGATTACTGTTGTTAACAATAGACTTCAATAACTCTTCATTTCCTCCTTCAGCACAAAGTGATTTAACAGATGGAAGGGGTGGCAATGTAAGTTTGGGAACATTTCTTATATCTAACTCTAAAAGTTGTGGTAGCATCTCTACTCCTTCAACTTCCAACACCCTCTCTAAATTTGGTAGGTCATGCAGAGTCAAATCTTTCAATGACGTAAAAGCCTTCTCGGTCGCAGGTTCAtacaaatcatcatcaatgtACTTTAAATCATTCATTCCAGATACAAAAAGAATATTTAAACATGGTAATTTACCAAATAAAGGAAGCTGCCTGCAGTTTTTACAGTCAGAGAGAATAATACGAACTAGATTTTTCAGAATAGAAGTATTTTTCATCCAATGAGGAAAATCTGTTCCCCCATAACCATCCACCCCAACATGCTTAAGTCCTGAATGGGGCTCAAGAGCTTCAAGTACTCGCTCAGCATGAACTCCACTAACTTGTGCATCACCCCATGACAAATATAGGTGATTTAAGTCTTTCTTGCCAATCAAATTAGCTTTTCTAGCATCCTCCTCATTTAACACATTCTCAAGGCCTTTGATGTATAGCCTGCCTCCTAATTGTAAGTTGTGTAGCTCTGCTAAACCAAACCCAGTTTTTGAATCAACTATGAAATTGGTCAATGTTTGCAGACTAGATAACTCCCCAATTCTAAAAGGAGTTGATTTCAATGATGGACAATCTTTAATTATGAGATGTCGAAGGTCCTGcaattttttgaattgtttGGGAAAACTAGAGAAAAAATAGCAATGTTCAAGTTTAAGTGTTTGCAATTTCTGCAGTCTACAAACAGACGCAGGCAAGGTTGTGATATAACATTCGTTAAGTTCCAAGTACCTCACATGTATTAAATTCTTCAATGAAGAGAATTGACAAGAACTTGTACGTAAAGCTCGGAGAGGAACGATTGATGGCAACACATCTAAATTTATGGTGGTGGGTGGTTTAAATTCAAGAAAGGTTCGCAAGGATTCAACTTTTTTGAAAGGAATCATGTTGtagtcaaattttgttttagaaacAAAGCAACTTATATGGTGAACTCTACTTGACAGATTAGTTAAGCTTTCAGCCTCATAAGCCACACATTCTTCTACCATAACAGACTTAGCTAAATCATGCACTAAATCATGCATTTTGAATGTAATGTTACCTGCTAAATCTGATTTGACTTCTTGAAAAAATGACCTTTGGTATAATTCATCCCATATCCCATTACCAACATGCTCCATCTGTAAATTACCTCTAGATGTAACAAGTCCATTAGCCATCCAAAGATGAATGAGATGTTCCTTCACCATTTCAAAATCCTTAGGAAAAACAGCGCAGAAAGTAAAACATGGCCTCAATGacaatttcaagttaaagtAGCTTAGTGTCAAAGCAGACATGATACGATCAACCTGAGGTAAATTCCAAAATTCACTTTCCAGTACAGAAATCCATTGATGTTCGTCGCTTGTAAAGCGCAAACTGCTTCCCAATACTTTAGCAGCAAGAGGTGAACCCACACATTTTCTCACTAACTTCTTGCCTATTGCCACAAGCTCTGCACGCTCTTCTCTATTTGCTCCAAAAGCTTGTTGTTTGAACAAAGACCAGATGTCATCATCAGATAACCGTGTTAAATGATGAACATAAGTTCCCATGATGGATGCAACAATGTCAAGTCTGGTAGTGACCAAAATTGATGCACCTTTCTTTCCATTTGGCAACAATGACTTGAACGTATTCCATTTCACTTGGTCATCACTCCACACATCATCAAGAACAAGCAAATACCTTTGGTTTTGCAAAATTTCTTGAACCTTTTTTCGCAAGGACTCTAAAGACAAGAGTTCTAGATTTTTTCCAATGGTGTTTTCTATGATAGACTCTAAAATTTTCATCAAACTGAAATCATCCGAAACACACACCCATATTTTCAAGTCAAAATGTGTTTTTACCCTTTCATCATTGTAGACCACTTGAGCGAGTGTTGTTTTTCCTTGTCCGCCAACACCAACAATGGAATAGACAGAGAGTTCTTCACTGGTACTAGCATGCCCTAGAAGAAACTCTACAATCTGTTCTTTATCTTTGTCTCTTCCATATACTTTTGGTTCGGTGACAGCAGAAGTAGTTAGGATCCATTCATCATCTCCTCGTTGGTGCTCCTCCGTGACTCCCACTGATTGAAATCCAAACTTTTTCCTTTCTTCAGCAATATCATCAATCCTTTTAGCAACCTCCTTCATCCTCTTTCCAATGTTGCGACGAGCCAAAATTTTCATTGGATGAAAACGGGTGATGCACTTGTTGCCTTCATGTGCTTTTGAAGTTATTGAACATTCATCCAATATATCATCAAGTACATAAGCAGCATCACCCAATTTCTGCAGCCATTTTTGCACAACATCGCTTGTTATCTGCTTCTTTTCAGCATCTTTTAGTACAGCACGGATTGTGGTGAGGTTTTCATTTAGCTTCTGGGTCAATTCTCCAACACCCAAAAAGGATGCAATCTCCTCTCGAACAAAAGATCCGAGGTTTTCAATCACGATTCCAATTAAAGCGTCAGCCATTTCGAGAAATGTGAACAGAAATGTATCAAAGTTTGCTATAGGAAATTGAATatgataaattgtttgtttttgatgATTAAATCGGTGGTTATAGTTGCCTCTTATAGACAACAATAATTAGTATTATTCAGTGCTTAGGAAAAGACAGTTTGTGAAAGGTAGGGCTTAGGAATATTGTTGTCTGTCAAAGGTAGGGCTCAATTATTGAGAATAATTGTTAAATGGAGAAGAATCTCATTCCAAAAATCTAGCATAAAGGATGAGTCCTAATACGCTTCAATAATTATACTGCAAGTTTTctaaacataataaataatacaaaaatttaaCCTATAAAATGATCATACCATTTTGAAGCTTAGATAAAGAAGTTTGTCATGAGAGCAAATATTTTGGAAAATTATCCACCTACACTCCTACTTCCTGCGTAAATTTCAACAATATATAGTTCAAAGTAATAGGGAGTTAGCTAGGTCAGTTGATTTGAATTAAAGAAAACTAGTTTATTTATCCGGCATTGTTTGGGTTAGACATAAATCAAGGATGAGTGAAATTCGGTATGTGTGGTATCCGCAAATAAAATTGACCTTTGACCAGTATAAGACGAATATCTTAATAAGTACAcacaaatagaataaaaaacatattttaagtaCATGTAaatcaatagaaaaattaaagataatcagagtcaacaattatttattatttttagttgtaTCAAAAGATAAGAGAGAAGGAGAGAATCAATAACCCTGGTGGGCCGCGATAATTATGAAAGGGTTATATTTATGATCACTGATATTGGTTATATTTAAGTATACACATATAGTTAAGTATACACAATTATATTTATGCTGGATAATTATGGATATAACCCTTTCAACAATTGTataaaaatacatgaaattAGTTTTAGAAGCATGTCTCATTTCCTTGCATTTTATTTGATACAGATGAAAGGGTTACATATCCAAGACACGTAGGAATTCGTACCCGTTATTAAATTAGCAAAATTATACAATTGTTGTAtaacttaaatataaaaaaatacaaaattaaatacaatgaatttcctaattaatgatttttgtttgattagtaaTTTGTTGTCAAAGTGAAACCGTGTGATATAACATTTTTAGCCGAGTTTGCATGAAAATTAGGGTATTATGTTTGTAaatgtattaaataagtgtacaacaacttgtaaaaaaaaaatgtctacaGAAACAATAGATATATACAAACGATGACACAACAGGATAGAAATGAAAAGCTCATCAGTGAGGAGAAATATTAAGGATTGCTGCATTTTATAGTGAATTTGTTAGGTGTTAGGTTAAATTGGTGCGCTgcattttagatgaaatttgttaggttaaattgctcTAACCTAATGCAACATTTTAGAGGGAAATTATTAGGTTCAGTTGCTGCAgacctaataaaattaataaataaggatattaatctaacaaattAACTATACAAACAattgtcattcaaaaaaattaatattcaaagGGCATGCTTTCTAAGACCTATTTTTGAACTTATAGCTTATTGTTAGGGTTGAGAATGAATCGGGCCAACTCAAACAAAGTCTGAGATTCGATTTGATAATTGATCCGTTGAATTTGGTTTATCAACCAAATGAGATGAACTTGAGTTCGTTaattaaatgagttgaactAAAGTTATATATGGTTTGACTTGTTTAGTTCATGATCTGACTCGATTAATATTATGTATAAtacttaattttttcattttaaaatttatataattgacttaatatatttaaattataaattctaGTATTAATGTATGTTGATTTTAAAGGGATTATTActagtattattttaattaactatttaacatttttatggTACAAACTatttaacaattatttaaatCGAACAATTTAATAAGTAAAAAACCTATAAAAGTAGCAGCAATATGTGTGCTCTGGTTCAAGTATACACAACTACtagcaaaagaagaaaaacgcTTAATAGCACTTTATGTCCCACCAATTAATTTGCATTTCCAATACTCTGAAGTTAGTGGCtattggttaaaaatttaaatttaaattaaaatatttgagctAACAAATCTAACTGAGTTGTTTATAAACTTGAATCGATTTTGAGTGTTCAAGCTTAAATAAAAGTTCGAATTAAATTTGAGTCAAATTTTAAGCCGAATAAAATTTTATCAAGCAGAGTTGAGCTATGTTTGATTCAACGTTTcataacaatcatttttttatgagtttatagcttatttttataagtttataGTGGTTTGTGATAAGCTAATTGAAGTAgcttaattgaaaaataaataataattaaatttacatttttttattatttcatatttataaattatttcaacCGTTAATTTTATCAACCATTGAATATTCagtcagctataagctagcatATATCATTTGACCGagcttttttcaattttaaaagctactttaaacttgaaacaaaaaataagagtTTTATAAATAAAGCTAAAGTTATTTGTttctataattatttttcatttttctatggaattattgttattattctgTAACCagcttaaaatatatttttaacgaaaattgctttaaaaaatatttttccaaGATCATAGTTTtctattaataaatataaaagaatacattaagacaaaaaatttatgatataagtaaaaatcatataaataataaattaaaagaactaAATTATGTCAAGTTGATTTAAtaatacaataatatatatatatatatatatatatatatatatatataagccaACGTATCTATAAGTTAAACTATAGTTCGACTTGGACCATGATTTGTATAAtaaaaaagacaacaaaaagaaaacttaCGCTTGGCTACAACGTAAAAGAAGGAGTTATATTACTCATATTTTCATCTGATATGAGACATATTATACACACTTGATATATCAACCATCTCCCCCTTCATGTGTGAATACATTCATTTTAACGGGTATGCTCCCCTCAAATGGAAGCTTTTTCATCCACTTCTTCATGTACCGTCGCTGCCACACTCAACAAGACTTGTCGCCTAAACACTCATGGGCAAGGAGACTTTTGACAGAAGGAGTCGGTCGAACTTTAGCTCCGATGCCACTATTGCATCATGAAGGGGTCAAGAGGATCATAACATCAGGTCTTAAACAATCATACAAGTGAGAAAAACATCacacttttattcaaaattttaagacaTTAGATTTATGAATGATCGATAGTTATTTTTACATCTGATATACGACTTATTATCTACGTTTGATATACCAACCTAAGATGTCAAATGTCACTGTGTACTTTTGAACGTGGGAGCCCGCGTTGGGAATTGGTATCCATTGGTTTTCTATCTTTAAGATGTgcttgcttttcaaaatagcgAACTTGAACATATGCTAATTTGATATGATTAAATATTCGAATATATTTATGCTtacattttatatttgaattagAATTcttaaagttatgccttttaaATTAGCCATAACCGCAAAacaaatataaagaaataaaaaaaaaaacattttagatGGAAATCATGCGATTAAAAGAGTTATACCAgcgtcccgtgagcatagctcagttggtaggacaaaacattattatatgcaggagtcggggttcgaattccggacacaccacttattcaccttgtaAGATAAATTCTAACCTCTAGACtgcctgaaaaaaaaaattataacagcATGTTGTTTTAATATCTCGTACAATTAACTAACAATAATTATACTGatcatttccttcaaaaaaaattatactgaTCTTTAGCATAAGTCGCGTAAAACAACGTATTAGTAGTGGAAGGAGCTTTATGAATTACGATTATAATAAAAGCAGTCATCCAAATTAAATTGCAGgtacattgatttttttttggcgTTAACCCTCCAATTCTCAGAGAAAATGGGGAGCCACAAAGTAGGTATTATTATTAAGATGGTCTTAGGGTTTGTTTGCGAGTTggattttggaggggagggaacGAAAGGAACGGCTTATGGAGTGTAAACCCTTGTTtgtgagttttaaaaaa belongs to Medicago truncatula cultivar Jemalong A17 chromosome 6, MtrunA17r5.0-ANR, whole genome shotgun sequence and includes:
- the LOC11440626 gene encoding putative disease resistance protein RGA4, yielding MADALIGIVIENLGSFVREEIASFLGVGELTQKLNENLTTIRAVLKDAEKKQITSDVVQKWLQKLGDAAYVLDDILDECSITSKAHEGNKCITRFHPMKILARRNIGKRMKEVAKRIDDIAEERKKFGFQSVGVTEEHQRGDDEWILTTSAVTEPKVYGRDKDKEQIVEFLLGHASTSEELSVYSIVGVGGQGKTTLAQVVYNDERVKTHFDLKIWVCVSDDFSLMKILESIIENTIGKNLELLSLESLRKKVQEILQNQRYLLVLDDVWSDDQVKWNTFKSLLPNGKKGASILVTTRLDIVASIMGTYVHHLTRLSDDDIWSLFKQQAFGANREERAELVAIGKKLVRKCVGSPLAAKVLGSSLRFTSDEHQWISVLESEFWNLPQVDRIMSALTLSYFNLKLSLRPCFTFCAVFPKDFEMVKEHLIHLWMANGLVTSRGNLQMEHVGNGIWDELYQRSFFQEVKSDLAGNITFKMHDLVHDLAKSVMVEECVAYEAESLTNLSSRVHHISCFVSKTKFDYNMIPFKKVESLRTFLEFKPPTTINLDVLPSIVPLRALRTSSCQFSSLKNLIHVRYLELNECYITTLPASVCRLQKLQTLKLEHCYFFSSFPKQFKKLQDLRHLIIKDCPSLKSTPFRIGELSSLQTLTNFIVDSKTGFGLAELHNLQLGGRLYIKGLENVLNEEDARKANLIGKKDLNHLYLSWGDAQVSGVHAERVLEALEPHSGLKHVGVDGYGGTDFPHWMKNTSILKNLVRIILSDCKNCRQLPLFGKLPCLNILFVSGMNDLKYIDDDLYEPATEKAFTSLKDLTLHDLPNLERVLEVEGVEMLPQLLELDIRNVPKLTLPPLPSVKSLCAEGGNEELLKSIVNNSNLKSLYILKFARLKELPSTSELGTLSALEFLGIQGCDEMESLTEQLLQGLSSLRTLIVRSCSRFKSLSDGMRSHLTCLKTLNIINCPQFVFPHNMNDLTSLWVLHVYGGDEKILEGLEGIPSLQILSLTNFPSLTSLPDSLGAITSLRRLGISGFPKLSSLPDNFQQLRNLQELSIDYCPLLEMRCKRGKGEDWHKIAHVPEFELNFKLQSDAEPTICENIISTWKQFLHPPQSYMFPHEFEQMIDNY